A window of the Mesorhizobium opportunistum WSM2075 genome harbors these coding sequences:
- a CDS encoding ABC transporter substrate-binding protein, whose translation MTRNTYLLDGLRSGLTPIENHLIDGHVDGRVSRREFLRHGSVLGLSLPFLGQATLVVGLGATPSVARAAVQPGSTIRVACDAPQTVVDPVLNGDTGGVLMLNQVGEFLCIDGPDLVLKPCLATSWNPNQDGTVWTFTLQKGVKFHSGGEMKADDVVATMDRLADPKNSSNALSVFKGILQKGGTRKVDDYTVEFHLDSASGSFPYLVSSDNYNAIILPAGYSGNFEESWDATGPFKIEKFTRNVGASFVRNDDYWGLKALPAKTEFIFFKDIRAQIFALQAGQVDIVNQFSVLDGVALLGDPSVDIVSLKSTANQPVHMHCDSDPFGDPRVRQAVALCLDREKFVKGLMKGRAEVGNDSPFAKVYPMTDPTVPQRNQDIRKAKELMKAAGMEKGFQVTLAAPQYLEIPAYAQLLQNWVKEIGVELKLDIMDRSAFYGDVIPGKSPWLDSVMGIGDFGHRGVPNVLLQSLLMSDGIYNPAKFKNKEYDNLVNSYTASLDLEAQRAGAGKIQRLLLEETPLLFGYFYDYLIATKKGVVGVQPTAIGQLFLQDAGKT comes from the coding sequence GTGACACGAAACACTTACTTGCTCGATGGTCTTCGCTCTGGCCTAACGCCGATCGAGAACCACCTGATCGATGGCCACGTCGATGGCCGCGTCAGTCGTCGCGAGTTTTTGCGGCACGGCAGTGTGCTTGGCCTGTCCCTGCCGTTTCTTGGCCAGGCTACGCTGGTGGTTGGCCTCGGCGCAACACCGTCCGTAGCGAGAGCGGCCGTCCAACCCGGTTCCACCATTCGAGTTGCTTGCGATGCGCCGCAGACCGTGGTCGACCCCGTCCTGAATGGCGACACGGGGGGGGTCCTGATGCTCAATCAGGTCGGTGAGTTCCTCTGCATCGACGGGCCAGACCTTGTGCTGAAGCCCTGTCTTGCGACAAGCTGGAACCCTAACCAGGACGGCACCGTTTGGACGTTCACGCTACAAAAAGGCGTTAAGTTCCATTCTGGCGGCGAGATGAAGGCCGATGATGTCGTCGCCACTATGGATCGACTGGCGGATCCAAAGAATTCGTCAAACGCGCTTTCCGTCTTCAAGGGCATTTTGCAAAAGGGCGGCACCCGAAAGGTGGACGACTACACAGTCGAGTTCCATCTCGACAGCGCGAGCGGCAGTTTCCCTTACTTGGTGTCGTCCGACAACTACAATGCTATTATCTTGCCGGCGGGCTATTCGGGAAATTTCGAGGAAAGTTGGGACGCCACTGGTCCTTTCAAGATCGAGAAGTTCACTCGCAACGTCGGCGCGAGTTTCGTCCGCAATGATGATTATTGGGGACTAAAGGCGCTGCCGGCGAAAACAGAATTCATCTTCTTCAAGGATATCCGGGCGCAAATCTTTGCGCTGCAGGCCGGGCAGGTCGACATCGTCAACCAGTTCTCCGTGCTCGACGGTGTGGCACTGCTAGGCGACCCGAGCGTTGACATCGTTAGCTTAAAATCCACTGCGAACCAGCCAGTCCACATGCACTGTGACTCGGATCCATTCGGGGATCCACGTGTCCGTCAGGCGGTGGCGCTGTGTTTGGATCGCGAGAAGTTCGTAAAGGGCCTGATGAAAGGCCGCGCCGAAGTCGGCAACGATAGCCCCTTCGCCAAAGTCTATCCCATGACCGATCCGACCGTGCCGCAGCGCAACCAGGACATCCGCAAGGCCAAAGAGTTGATGAAGGCGGCGGGGATGGAGAAGGGCTTTCAGGTGACGCTTGCCGCCCCGCAATATCTGGAAATTCCGGCCTATGCCCAGCTCTTACAGAACTGGGTGAAGGAGATCGGCGTCGAGCTCAAGCTCGACATCATGGACCGGAGTGCCTTTTATGGCGATGTGATCCCCGGCAAATCGCCGTGGCTCGACTCGGTGATGGGCATTGGCGACTTCGGCCACCGCGGCGTACCGAACGTTCTCCTCCAATCGCTATTGATGAGCGACGGCATTTATAATCCGGCCAAGTTCAAGAACAAGGAATATGACAACCTCGTCAACAGCTACACGGCCTCGCTCGATTTGGAGGCGCAGCGGGCGGGTGCAGGCAAGATTCAGCGGCTACTGCTTGAAGAAACGCCGCTGCTGTTCGGCTACTTCTATGACTACCTGATCGCGACCAAGAAGGGCGTCGTTGGCGTCCAGCCAACAGCCATCGGGCAATTGTTCTTACAGGATGCGGGAAAGACATAA
- a CDS encoding transporter substrate-binding domain-containing protein: protein MREAGSKSTVRWVWASSLGKIKNGETIRIGFSNEIPWAYPRDNKEPLGLVNTTLDILKKMGITKVEPIVTEWGSLVPSLQDGRFDIITGGMFILPKRLQQRADNRSDRQDTSELS from the coding sequence ATGCGGGAAGCGGGCTCCAAATCGACCGTTCGCTGGGTCTGGGCTTCATCGCTCGGCAAGATCAAGAACGGAGAGACGATCCGGATCGGCTTCTCCAACGAGATTCCCTGGGCCTATCCGCGCGACAACAAAGAGCCGCTCGGCTTGGTCAATACGACGCTCGACATTCTGAAGAAGATGGGCATCACCAAGGTCGAGCCGATCGTGACGGAATGGGGCTCGCTCGTCCCTAGCCTGCAGGACGGTCGCTTCGACATCATCACCGGCGGCATGTTCATCCTGCCCAAGCGACTGCAGCAACGTGCCGACAACCGATCCGATCGCCAAGATACGAGTGAGCTGTCTTAG